Proteins encoded together in one Aminipila butyrica window:
- a CDS encoding glucose-6-phosphate isomerase, whose product MDIKIDVSWSGISKEGIEVHAKGVEGALDKLWSGKESMTGWVKLPLETGPDQLEELLNTAMLIQNQCEELIVIGIGGSYLGTRAAVNALVGYDEVYGTGVPASRYPVIKFAGNTMSAVYLHKLQEDIRTKEVCLCVISKSGTTVEPSIAFAVLKEALIEKYGREKAAKRIYAVTDAEHGVLRQEAEAEGYVSFSVPENIGGRYSVLTPVGLLPMAVAGIDVKSMLAGAEAMATSPVWDLDGTDYAAVRYGLWQSGKVLEIFEYYEPQLEFFTEWLKQLFGESEGKEGKGLYPDSLRFSSDLHSMGQFLQEGNQIFFETVLYVEKPSRDLQVPAAAGDLLAGKKLSQINQAAMEGVAAAHYAAGIPLIKIGIPEINAFYFGQLIYFFETTCAITSYLMGINPFDQPGVERYKEEMKKKLLEL is encoded by the coding sequence ATGGATATAAAAATAGATGTAAGCTGGTCTGGTATTTCCAAAGAGGGCATAGAGGTTCATGCTAAAGGGGTGGAAGGAGCCTTGGATAAGCTGTGGTCCGGCAAAGAATCTATGACCGGCTGGGTGAAGCTGCCCTTGGAGACGGGGCCGGATCAGTTAGAGGAGCTGTTGAATACAGCCATGCTGATTCAGAATCAGTGTGAAGAACTGATTGTAATTGGCATCGGCGGTTCGTACTTAGGCACTAGGGCGGCAGTGAATGCGCTGGTGGGCTATGATGAGGTCTATGGTACTGGTGTACCAGCCAGTCGCTATCCGGTGATTAAGTTTGCCGGCAATACCATGAGCGCCGTCTATCTGCACAAGCTGCAGGAAGATATCCGGACGAAGGAGGTTTGCCTGTGTGTCATTTCCAAATCTGGAACGACGGTGGAACCTAGTATTGCCTTTGCCGTGTTGAAAGAGGCCTTGATTGAAAAATACGGACGGGAGAAGGCAGCTAAACGGATATATGCGGTAACCGATGCAGAACATGGCGTCCTTCGCCAAGAAGCAGAAGCAGAGGGTTACGTCAGCTTTTCAGTACCAGAGAATATAGGCGGACGTTATTCTGTGTTGACTCCAGTGGGTCTGCTGCCCATGGCCGTGGCAGGTATTGATGTCAAGTCCATGCTGGCAGGGGCAGAGGCTATGGCCACTTCACCAGTGTGGGATTTAGATGGAACGGATTATGCCGCTGTCCGTTATGGGCTGTGGCAGTCAGGAAAGGTCTTGGAAATCTTCGAATATTATGAACCTCAGCTGGAGTTTTTTACGGAATGGCTGAAGCAGCTGTTTGGAGAAAGTGAAGGCAAAGAAGGCAAAGGCTTATACCCGGATTCTCTGCGGTTCAGTTCCGATCTGCACAGCATGGGTCAATTTCTTCAGGAGGGAAACCAAATATTTTTTGAGACGGTGTTGTACGTGGAGAAGCCTTCCAGGGATTTGCAGGTGCCAGCCGCCGCGGGAGATTTGTTGGCTGGAAAGAAGCTGAGCCAGATTAACCAGGCAGCCATGGAAGGGGTGGCCGCCGCTCATTATGCGGCAGGAATTCCCCTGATCAAAATTGGTATTCCTGAGATTAATGCCTTTTACTTTGGGCAGTTGATTTACTTCTTCGAAACGACCTGTGCGATTACGTCCTACTTGATGGGGATCAATCCTTTTGATCAACCGGGAGTAGAACGATACAAGGAAGAAATGAAGAAAAAGTTGCTGGAGTTGTAA
- a CDS encoding O-antigen ligase family protein, with the protein MTKKATFLPIVFGIVLIFATALMGSFDLLVQKWAALAALVIILIWMGIPKFKSMWTIYTTPLYIAIFGYVIWSGLSIFYADVTKAALFEFTKLVVAAAVFLTVLVWTPATKKGVKTVWKLLATSTAFFGIISVDAASNGPLAGAFKAFMSLFTSNMQNWGVFEDGIRITGIFGNANTFAGLMALGVFLSLSLVMVSQSKKEKAFATALLAWNSLPYLLLFSLGSLFIFFLACLLMIAVSKKGERLSLFLLMAETGLVTLFFAGISLITLGSTPLLPLVALVLNAVVLWFVDQFIRQAMTQRLTAHSKSTFITGTAVLGLLVVYLIAALNVTGPLSLASSETVMRAAYLNAGSYELTATTSSANQPSSETAASVRIVTQNKTQLKLHSSTQLYNGPLENAAFTVPEDSRIVKLYFTGAASGSLLEQVTYGPAPVSGTKPTAGEFGSVKLNYKLLPAIAANRIQDLGANENSIQRMVFFEDGFKLFRQSPIIGHGLSGFEVGIASVQNFYYETNYVHNHYIQTLCDLGIIGFAFFLSILILSVLFVIKLLKVSKKSEYQNVGSFALPVLAACLLQMFGQAATDLTWSMGTFLITAFSLLALTIVVNSKNFGEVSQEITTHSIKNAALDTVEFTSPSGKESWDPLEDYASKGFNPATSASHPAHKYTMAVRASIFSLSLLMGLLLSLNLYAYYKASTGNATINQIATLSKLDKFEGDDYKTSYIVTASTYGLQENMVQANKYAEELTDSPDVVLNYLLPFYFNTGQDDKLFETASIAAHDGKASPETWNRLFEIFDTAVNPNRDNPMPIILHLFKNKEYYIDGLLGYYRDLQARNAAYLDDAMLDAGNTAFIGKLLGIEQLDKSGLLQAIDVFSNTIFDSAFAVDVNNDQIPDNISILSGQTSWGASAVNTEEKQAPSGSGFDGSMKASSNTSMDLNVYCVKGGEYTLRLSGLTGINGSPAPQNIVAALDGQPLAVQYDGDGAFIQVTLKGAATADKEKGIQSTAASTEKITLTFPSGGEMTAMTLKK; encoded by the coding sequence ATGACAAAAAAAGCAACTTTTTTACCTATAGTCTTTGGCATTGTTCTGATATTTGCCACTGCTCTGATGGGTTCTTTTGACCTACTGGTCCAGAAATGGGCGGCTTTGGCCGCTCTTGTGATTATCCTTATATGGATGGGCATACCTAAATTTAAATCGATGTGGACAATCTATACTACCCCACTGTACATAGCCATCTTCGGCTATGTAATCTGGAGTGGCCTGTCTATCTTTTATGCTGATGTAACCAAGGCAGCCTTGTTCGAATTTACCAAGCTGGTCGTGGCTGCTGCCGTGTTCCTCACCGTGCTAGTATGGACTCCTGCTACGAAAAAAGGTGTAAAAACGGTCTGGAAGCTACTGGCCACATCTACCGCCTTCTTCGGCATCATTTCCGTGGATGCAGCCTCCAATGGTCCGCTAGCTGGGGCTTTCAAAGCCTTCATGAGTCTGTTCACCAGCAACATGCAGAATTGGGGTGTCTTTGAGGACGGTATTCGTATTACCGGTATTTTTGGCAATGCCAACACCTTTGCCGGGCTCATGGCTCTGGGAGTCTTCTTGTCCTTGTCTTTAGTCATGGTCAGCCAGTCAAAAAAAGAAAAAGCTTTTGCCACAGCACTTTTAGCGTGGAACTCTTTGCCTTATTTGTTGCTCTTCAGCTTAGGCTCCTTGTTCATATTCTTCCTAGCCTGCCTGTTGATGATTGCTGTCAGCAAGAAAGGAGAACGGCTGTCCCTCTTCCTTCTTATGGCGGAAACCGGTTTAGTTACCTTATTCTTTGCTGGTATCTCCTTGATAACCCTGGGTAGTACTCCATTGCTGCCTCTGGTGGCTCTGGTATTGAATGCTGTGGTCCTTTGGTTTGTCGACCAGTTCATCCGCCAGGCCATGACCCAAAGGTTAACCGCTCACAGCAAAAGCACTTTCATCACTGGTACAGCTGTACTGGGGCTTCTGGTGGTGTACCTAATCGCGGCCTTAAACGTAACTGGGCCGCTGAGTCTGGCATCCAGTGAGACCGTCATGCGTGCTGCCTATCTGAATGCTGGGTCCTATGAGTTAACTGCCACAACCAGCTCAGCCAATCAGCCTTCTTCCGAGACAGCTGCTTCGGTCCGTATTGTCACCCAAAACAAGACGCAGTTAAAGCTTCATTCTTCCACGCAACTCTACAACGGGCCTCTAGAAAATGCTGCTTTTACTGTTCCAGAAGATTCTCGGATTGTTAAGCTGTACTTTACAGGAGCCGCCAGCGGCAGCCTACTGGAGCAAGTTACCTATGGCCCTGCACCAGTTAGCGGAACGAAACCCACTGCGGGAGAATTCGGTTCCGTCAAGCTAAATTATAAATTGCTCCCAGCTATTGCAGCCAACCGAATTCAGGATTTAGGAGCTAACGAAAACTCTATCCAACGTATGGTATTTTTTGAGGACGGCTTCAAGCTATTCCGTCAAAGCCCTATCATCGGTCACGGTCTCAGCGGCTTTGAAGTAGGCATTGCCTCTGTGCAAAACTTTTACTACGAAACCAACTACGTGCACAATCACTATATCCAGACTCTCTGTGATTTGGGGATCATAGGCTTTGCCTTCTTTCTATCCATCCTGATTCTTTCCGTGCTCTTTGTCATCAAATTGCTAAAGGTAAGCAAGAAATCAGAATACCAGAATGTAGGAAGTTTTGCTTTGCCAGTTCTGGCAGCCTGCCTTTTGCAGATGTTTGGCCAAGCAGCCACTGACTTGACCTGGTCCATGGGTACTTTCCTGATTACAGCCTTCTCCTTGCTAGCTCTGACGATTGTGGTTAATTCCAAGAACTTTGGTGAAGTAAGCCAGGAGATAACGACACATTCAATTAAAAATGCTGCATTAGATACTGTGGAATTCACATCACCCTCTGGCAAAGAAAGTTGGGACCCTCTAGAGGACTACGCATCGAAAGGCTTTAATCCTGCAACCTCTGCCAGTCACCCAGCACACAAATACACCATGGCCGTCCGGGCCAGCATTTTCTCTTTATCCCTACTCATGGGCCTGCTGTTGAGCTTAAATCTATATGCTTATTACAAGGCCTCCACTGGAAATGCTACTATAAATCAAATAGCCACTCTGTCCAAATTAGACAAGTTCGAGGGGGACGATTACAAAACATCTTATATTGTCACGGCCAGCACCTATGGCCTGCAAGAAAATATGGTTCAGGCCAACAAATATGCAGAGGAATTGACCGACAGTCCGGACGTAGTTCTCAATTATCTGTTACCATTCTATTTTAATACGGGACAAGATGATAAGCTCTTTGAGACGGCTTCTATCGCTGCTCATGATGGCAAGGCGTCTCCTGAAACCTGGAATCGACTTTTTGAGATTTTTGACACTGCTGTGAACCCTAATCGCGACAACCCAATGCCGATAATTCTTCATCTGTTTAAGAACAAGGAGTACTATATTGACGGATTATTAGGCTATTATAGGGATTTGCAGGCAAGAAATGCGGCCTATCTGGATGATGCCATGCTGGATGCTGGCAATACTGCCTTTATAGGCAAGCTGCTAGGTATTGAACAGCTGGATAAGTCCGGCCTTCTCCAAGCCATCGATGTGTTCTCCAATACTATTTTTGATTCAGCTTTTGCTGTGGACGTGAACAACGATCAGATTCCAGATAACATCTCCATCCTATCCGGCCAAACATCCTGGGGGGCCTCGGCGGTAAATACTGAAGAGAAACAGGCGCCTTCTGGAAGCGGCTTTGATGGCAGCATGAAAGCCTCATCAAATACGTCCATGGACTTGAACGTGTACTGCGTTAAAGGCGGGGAATATACCCTCCGCCTGTCTGGCCTGACTGGTATTAACGGTAGTCCTGCTCCTCAGAATATCGTTGCTGCACTGGACGGCCAACCTCTGGCCGTTCAATACGATGGCGACGGAGCTTTTATCCAGGTAACATTAAAAGGGGCTGCAACTGCCGACAAAGAAAAAGGGATTCAATCGACGGCTGCCAGTACAGAGAAAATCACACTTACTTTCCCATCTGGAGGGGAAATGACCGCTATGACCTTAAAGAAATAA
- a CDS encoding stalk domain-containing protein: MNRNKRIIGILITLSLVWGIPGAVFADTGTGTPGKFADSKAIAYVKPEFAVQMDQKWLIFKDANGQRVYPIVYNGNTYLPVRAISALMDEEIRWDNYSKTVYIGKTLNNPNKSKAKRSDENKEAAQGVDRDSYVKPTWKSAQVTVSLRSDITIMYDFEVQKFTDISGNRMYPILYQESTYLPVRSIAQLMGKVISWDNVEKTVLIGSLQEEPDSQDSEKIQTIYTKSLKAEFESAIELYDQANAKIVELQKTTDGAMKAMLVASISADVKDAEKQTITINNMKKSRMMEDEVAAQKALYEFAQISENYLLVLENIAYLSVSGKDYSVLTDTFVNFAMDSQLKMNAARKLIEGL, encoded by the coding sequence ATGAATAGGAATAAGAGGATTATAGGGATTTTAATAACGTTGTCTTTGGTATGGGGAATACCGGGGGCGGTTTTCGCCGATACTGGAACTGGAACTCCTGGAAAATTTGCGGACAGCAAAGCCATTGCTTATGTGAAGCCGGAGTTTGCCGTGCAGATGGATCAGAAGTGGCTGATTTTTAAAGATGCCAATGGACAGCGGGTATACCCCATCGTCTACAACGGCAATACATATTTACCGGTACGGGCCATTTCTGCCTTGATGGATGAAGAAATTAGGTGGGATAATTATAGTAAGACGGTATACATCGGCAAGACTTTAAACAATCCCAACAAGTCCAAGGCCAAGAGAAGCGATGAGAATAAGGAGGCTGCTCAAGGAGTGGACAGGGATAGTTATGTAAAGCCCACTTGGAAATCTGCCCAGGTGACAGTTAGCCTACGGTCTGACATCACCATCATGTATGATTTTGAAGTACAAAAGTTTACGGATATCAGTGGAAACCGCATGTATCCGATTTTATATCAGGAGAGTACCTATTTGCCAGTGCGCTCTATTGCTCAGCTCATGGGTAAGGTCATCTCCTGGGATAATGTAGAAAAGACTGTCCTTATTGGAAGTCTCCAGGAAGAACCGGATAGTCAGGACAGTGAAAAAATACAGACAATCTATACGAAATCTTTAAAAGCAGAATTTGAAAGTGCCATTGAGCTTTATGATCAGGCTAATGCTAAAATTGTGGAGCTACAAAAAACCACTGACGGAGCTATGAAAGCGATGTTGGTTGCCTCTATCAGCGCCGATGTGAAAGATGCTGAAAAGCAGACTATCACTATTAATAATATGAAGAAGAGCAGGATGATGGAAGATGAGGTGGCTGCACAGAAGGCGTTGTACGAGTTTGCTCAAATTTCAGAAAATTATTTGCTAGTATTGGAGAATATTGCCTATTTGTCAGTTTCAGGAAAAGATTATTCTGTGCTGACCGATACTTTTGTGAATTTCGCTATGGATTCACAGCTGAAAATGAATGCTGCCCGAAAGCTCATTGAAGGACTTTGA
- a CDS encoding undecaprenyl-phosphate glucose phosphotransferase, with amino-acid sequence MIKENQRILNQLNLLTDGVVILLAMSLAYGLRFLVFQGATNHMGGSTYISLGLVVIPLYLLIYTGFGLYESFRRKDFSEELGLIIKGNLLGIIILLTCLFIFKKIDLSRWTLVLFFVLNVSGTAAKRYIMRNILKSYRQKGYNIKHVILIGDGTLAQDYLHAVYKNKSLGFSILGYMSAHKSLKNLRYLGNYQQIYETLDLFNADEVVVALEADEFHLLPSIIASCEKSGTKLCVIPFYSKYMPSNPYMDEIDGIPLINMRRIPLDNLLNAMAKRLLDITGSLVLILLSSPLMLIAALGTKLSSPGPIIFTQERIGLNKKTFTMYKFRSMRVNGLEGIKWTTLDDPRKTKFGSFIRKFSIDELPQFFNVLKGDMSLVGPRPERPFFVEQFKEKIPLYMVKHQVRPGITGWAQINGFRGDTSIEKRIEHDIYYIENWDLLFDIRILFLTLFKGMVNGEKL; translated from the coding sequence ATGATTAAAGAAAATCAACGAATACTCAATCAATTAAACTTGCTTACAGATGGGGTGGTCATCCTTTTAGCTATGAGCTTGGCCTATGGGTTGCGGTTCTTGGTATTTCAAGGGGCTACCAACCACATGGGAGGAAGCACCTACATCAGCTTGGGCTTGGTCGTCATTCCTTTATATTTGCTGATCTACACGGGCTTTGGCCTGTATGAATCCTTTCGTCGAAAAGACTTCTCTGAGGAATTAGGGCTAATTATCAAAGGAAACCTGCTGGGCATCATCATCCTGCTAACCTGCCTGTTCATCTTCAAGAAAATCGATCTGTCTCGGTGGACTCTGGTTCTATTCTTTGTCCTCAACGTTAGCGGTACGGCGGCCAAGCGCTATATCATGCGAAACATCCTCAAGAGTTACCGACAGAAGGGCTACAATATCAAGCATGTCATCCTTATCGGAGACGGTACTCTAGCGCAGGATTATCTCCATGCAGTCTACAAAAATAAGTCTCTAGGCTTTTCAATCTTAGGATACATGTCTGCACACAAAAGTCTGAAAAATCTGCGTTACCTAGGCAATTACCAGCAGATCTACGAGACACTGGACCTGTTCAATGCTGATGAAGTGGTGGTAGCTCTGGAAGCCGACGAATTTCATCTGCTCCCCAGCATCATCGCCAGCTGTGAAAAATCTGGCACCAAGCTTTGCGTCATTCCTTTCTATTCTAAATACATGCCTTCTAACCCCTACATGGATGAGATTGATGGAATCCCCCTGATTAATATGCGGCGCATTCCGCTGGACAACCTGCTGAACGCCATGGCCAAGCGATTGCTGGATATAACCGGTTCTCTGGTTCTCATCCTGCTGTCCTCTCCTCTCATGTTGATAGCAGCCTTGGGCACCAAACTTTCATCGCCGGGTCCGATTATCTTCACACAGGAGCGCATCGGGCTGAATAAAAAGACCTTTACCATGTACAAATTCCGTTCCATGCGGGTCAATGGATTGGAAGGCATCAAGTGGACCACCTTGGATGACCCACGTAAAACCAAGTTTGGCTCCTTTATCCGCAAATTTTCTATTGATGAGCTCCCTCAATTTTTCAACGTACTGAAGGGGGACATGAGCCTGGTAGGCCCTAGACCGGAACGGCCTTTTTTCGTGGAACAATTTAAAGAAAAAATCCCCCTCTACATGGTCAAGCATCAGGTCCGCCCCGGCATTACCGGCTGGGCTCAGATCAACGGATTTCGAGGAGATACATCCATCGAGAAACGCATCGAGCATGACATCTATTACATAGAAAATTGGGATTTGCTCTTTGATATACGAATTTTATTCCTGACCTTATTCAAAGGTATGGTCAATGGGGAGAAATTATAG
- a CDS encoding polysaccharide biosynthesis protein, with the protein MVKFSRIIILLLVDTFIVTFSYIAAFLLRFDFNVNDPVFDAWFAIYANNLFSITLACIIAFSICGLYTSMWRYAGTEELFKIVVAAGVAQLLVMFYVTFSVLTMPRGIYIISFLFMVFLLSAFRVSYRFIRNVRSPGSLNSFVLRIGRKDIIGGNVTKVMIVGAGEAGASMINEIKSHHEYGKRVVVAIDDDPSKQKHRICGVKVYGGRNEIRHAARKYGVDEIIIAIPSAKKKAIQAIMEECKRTRCKIKILPSLIDLINDKVSISKLRDVDIEDFLGREPVHVNLREISSYIEGKIVMVTGGGGSIGSELCRQIGRFRPRRLIAVDIYENCVFELSNELRELYPHLEFEIVIASIRDKKRMREVFSRYKPHVIFHAAAHKHVPLMEKNPKEAVVNNILGTKNMIDLAEEFATEKFVMISTDKAVNPTNVMGATKRVGEMILQEKSQHSRTTFAAVRFGNVLGSNGSVIPIFRKQIEKGGPVTVTHKDITRYFMTIPEAVELVIQTGAMAQGGEIFILDMGEPVKILDLAENVIRLSGYVPYVDIDIAVTGLRPGEKLYEELLLDEEGLEKTAHNKIYVGHPLPANPALKAMLEVEDEVQAASIEGQVKGVSDMTETEVKEWLHALVPNYTPQK; encoded by the coding sequence ATGGTTAAGTTTTCAAGAATCATTATTCTTTTATTAGTAGATACTTTTATCGTGACTTTTTCCTATATTGCCGCATTTTTATTGCGGTTTGATTTTAATGTCAACGATCCGGTGTTTGATGCCTGGTTTGCCATTTACGCGAACAACCTTTTTTCTATTACTTTGGCTTGCATTATAGCATTCAGCATTTGCGGGCTGTACACCAGTATGTGGCGGTATGCAGGCACGGAGGAGCTGTTTAAAATTGTGGTGGCAGCAGGGGTAGCCCAGCTTTTGGTGATGTTTTACGTGACCTTTTCTGTGCTGACCATGCCCCGGGGAATCTATATCATTTCTTTTTTGTTCATGGTTTTTCTGCTGTCAGCCTTTCGTGTATCCTACCGATTTATCCGCAATGTGCGGTCTCCCGGTTCGCTTAATAGCTTTGTGCTGCGAATTGGTCGCAAGGACATCATCGGCGGCAATGTGACCAAGGTCATGATTGTAGGAGCTGGAGAGGCAGGGGCGTCTATGATTAATGAAATCAAGAGCCACCACGAGTACGGCAAGCGGGTGGTAGTGGCCATCGACGACGATCCGTCCAAGCAGAAGCATCGTATCTGTGGGGTGAAGGTCTACGGCGGACGCAATGAAATCCGCCATGCCGCTAGAAAGTATGGGGTGGACGAGATTATCATCGCCATTCCCTCCGCCAAGAAAAAGGCCATCCAGGCCATCATGGAGGAGTGTAAGCGGACTCGCTGCAAGATTAAGATTTTGCCCAGCCTTATTGATTTAATTAACGACAAGGTCAGCATCAGCAAGCTGCGGGATGTGGACATTGAAGACTTTTTAGGAAGGGAGCCGGTTCATGTAAATTTGCGAGAAATCAGCAGTTATATTGAAGGGAAGATTGTCATGGTTACGGGAGGGGGAGGATCCATCGGTTCCGAACTTTGTCGGCAAATTGGTCGCTTTCGGCCTCGACGTTTGATTGCTGTAGACATTTATGAAAACTGCGTTTTTGAACTTTCCAACGAGTTGAGGGAGTTATATCCCCATCTGGAATTTGAAATTGTTATTGCTTCCATTCGGGATAAAAAGCGCATGCGAGAGGTTTTCAGCAGATACAAGCCACATGTTATATTCCATGCGGCGGCTCACAAACATGTACCTCTCATGGAGAAAAATCCAAAGGAGGCGGTGGTCAACAACATTTTGGGTACCAAGAATATGATAGACTTGGCAGAAGAATTTGCTACAGAAAAATTTGTTATGATCTCCACCGACAAGGCGGTAAACCCCACCAACGTTATGGGTGCCACCAAGCGAGTGGGGGAGATGATTTTACAGGAAAAGAGTCAGCATTCCCGAACGACTTTTGCAGCGGTACGGTTCGGCAACGTATTGGGCAGTAATGGTTCAGTTATTCCAATTTTTAGAAAACAGATTGAAAAAGGAGGGCCGGTGACGGTAACCCATAAGGATATTACTCGTTATTTTATGACCATCCCAGAAGCAGTGGAGCTGGTGATTCAGACTGGAGCTATGGCCCAGGGAGGCGAAATCTTTATTTTGGATATGGGTGAGCCAGTGAAGATTTTGGACTTAGCAGAGAACGTAATTCGCTTATCTGGGTATGTGCCTTACGTAGATATTGACATTGCGGTGACGGGGCTGCGTCCTGGAGAAAAGCTCTACGAGGAACTGCTCCTGGATGAGGAGGGGCTGGAGAAGACCGCCCACAACAAGATTTACGTGGGTCACCCACTGCCGGCTAATCCAGCATTGAAGGCCATGCTGGAGGTGGAAGATGAGGTTCAGGCTGCCTCTATTGAGGGCCAGGTCAAAGGGGTCTCCGATATGACTGAGACCGAGGTAAAGGAATGGCTCCATGCGTTGGTGCCCAACTACACACCTCAAAAGTAG
- a CDS encoding LCP family protein, with amino-acid sequence MDYMVDKSGPYYDLFSKSQRVNILVLGDNDGLTDTIMLASYDMKNQRVDIISVPRDTYYMRKDYKGAANQKINAIYGSEGVIGTAKAVSNTLLGIPINYYAVIEFSDVEKIVDEVGGVPMDIPFTMKYDDPYDKPPLHIYIKKGQQTLDGETSVEFLRYRHGYPEGDIGRVKAQQTFIQSALKQAIGPNLPAVVKVGLREIDSDITLGMATKIATKAIGLDSQNVATYLAPGGSKTVNGASYWFVDTEQAGDLVEQIYKSGDVSEETGEAD; translated from the coding sequence ATGGATTACATGGTGGACAAAAGCGGGCCCTATTATGACCTGTTTTCAAAGAGCCAGCGGGTGAATATTTTGGTGCTGGGGGACAACGATGGCCTGACGGACACTATTATGCTGGCTAGCTACGACATGAAGAATCAGCGAGTAGACATAATCTCCGTTCCTCGGGATACGTATTATATGCGAAAGGATTATAAAGGAGCGGCAAATCAGAAAATTAATGCTATCTACGGCAGTGAAGGGGTCATTGGCACGGCCAAGGCTGTCAGCAATACACTGCTGGGGATACCGATTAATTACTATGCCGTTATTGAGTTCAGCGATGTAGAAAAAATTGTGGACGAGGTTGGCGGAGTGCCTATGGACATCCCTTTCACGATGAAATATGATGATCCTTACGATAAACCTCCTTTGCACATTTATATAAAAAAAGGGCAACAGACTCTAGATGGTGAGACGTCGGTGGAATTTTTGCGGTATCGGCATGGCTATCCAGAAGGGGACATTGGTCGAGTGAAGGCTCAGCAGACCTTTATTCAGTCTGCCTTGAAGCAAGCCATTGGGCCGAATTTGCCAGCGGTGGTGAAGGTTGGATTGCGGGAGATTGATTCGGATATCACGCTGGGCATGGCCACCAAAATTGCAACGAAGGCCATCGGTTTGGATTCGCAGAATGTGGCTACCTACTTGGCCCCAGGCGGTTCAAAGACAGTCAATGGTGCATCCTATTGGTTTGTGGATACAGAGCAGGCTGGAGATCTGGTAGAACAGATTTATAAGTCAGGAGACGTCTCCGAGGAGACAGGCGAAGCCGATTAA
- a CDS encoding 3-hydroxybutyryl-CoA dehydrogenase translates to MKKIGVLGTGTMGAGIIQVLAQNGYEVAIRARREESVQKGIATVSKNLDRLVAKEKLTAEAKEEIMGRIHGSTDIAIIKDADLVMEAATEDMEAKKALFKELDALCKPETIIATNTSALSITEIAAATNRPDKIIGMHFFNPVPAMKLVEIVKGLTTSEETRATIVELAKNLGKTPVDVAEAPGFVVNRILIPMINEAVGILADGVANAEGIDEAMKLGANHPMGPLALGDLIGLDVCLAIMETLYKEFGDTKYRPHPLLTKMVRANKLGRKTGVGFFDYSK, encoded by the coding sequence ATGAAAAAAATTGGTGTATTAGGAACAGGCACAATGGGTGCCGGAATTATTCAGGTCCTTGCTCAGAATGGGTATGAAGTTGCAATTAGAGCGAGAAGAGAAGAGTCTGTCCAAAAGGGAATTGCCACGGTAAGCAAGAATTTAGACCGTCTGGTTGCGAAAGAAAAGCTGACAGCAGAAGCAAAAGAAGAGATTATGGGCAGGATTCATGGATCAACAGATATTGCAATCATTAAAGATGCAGATCTGGTTATGGAAGCTGCGACAGAGGACATGGAAGCAAAGAAAGCGTTATTTAAAGAACTAGATGCTCTTTGCAAACCGGAGACAATCATTGCTACAAATACATCAGCCCTTTCAATTACTGAAATTGCAGCGGCAACAAACAGACCGGATAAGATTATAGGCATGCATTTTTTCAACCCTGTTCCGGCCATGAAATTGGTGGAGATTGTTAAAGGTTTGACTACTTCAGAGGAAACGAGAGCGACAATCGTTGAATTGGCAAAGAATCTAGGAAAGACGCCGGTAGACGTAGCAGAAGCACCAGGCTTCGTTGTAAACCGAATCTTAATTCCGATGATTAATGAAGCAGTTGGCATTCTTGCTGATGGTGTAGCAAATGCAGAGGGTATTGATGAAGCTATGAAACTAGGTGCAAATCACCCGATGGGGCCTTTAGCATTAGGAGACTTGATTGGTCTGGATGTTTGTCTTGCCATCATGGAAACCCTGTACAAAGAGTTCGGTGACACCAAGTATCGGCCACATCCGTTGCTGACCAAAATGGTGAGAGCTAACAAGCTGGGAAGAAAGACTGGTGTAGGCTTTTTCGATTACAGCAAATAA